From Capillibacterium thermochitinicola, a single genomic window includes:
- a CDS encoding DUF401 family protein, giving the protein MQLFPELPWLIKILLSLGVILLTNRLLKSLSLAMTSGALLIALFAGQSPAEMLAIASRPLLTFKHLTFVIVIALIYWLSMQMSETGLMREMVALIQSRLSTRGSISALPAVIGVLPIPGGAFFSAPLVDTCDEEKNVDPELKSAINFWFRHPWEFWSPLFPGPLLAMEIAGLSSLEFLLVGFPLSLIAAGAGYLFLLRPIPSCPRPAPQGQTGFWRQLIFLLSPILIVIGTYIVYQLLPDTIRSNNQYIPIGIGIIGAILWLQYFRPLTAAQWRKILVQKKFLVLAVQMSMIQVYGAFIGSNLPDGTPLVARFSSELTSFGIPVWLMIMLIPFVSALATGLAVGYIGASFPIVLSLLGAEPGFGTLLSAIVLAQGFGMIGLMLSPVHVCLLVSNEYFETGLTPTLSKLIKPSLLVLGGTVLYYLFFYYLI; this is encoded by the coding sequence ATGCAGCTGTTTCCCGAACTTCCCTGGCTGATCAAGATTCTGCTTTCCCTCGGCGTGATTCTCCTGACCAATCGTCTTCTGAAGAGTCTATCCCTGGCCATGACCAGTGGCGCTTTATTAATTGCCCTTTTCGCCGGCCAGTCCCCCGCCGAGATGCTCGCCATCGCCAGTCGTCCCCTGCTGACCTTCAAACACCTCACTTTTGTCATCGTCATCGCCCTAATTTACTGGTTGAGTATGCAAATGTCCGAAACCGGCCTGATGCGGGAGATGGTCGCCTTAATCCAAAGCCGCCTCTCCACCCGCGGTTCAATTTCGGCCCTGCCGGCCGTGATCGGTGTGCTACCAATCCCCGGCGGTGCGTTTTTTTCCGCACCACTGGTTGACACCTGTGATGAAGAAAAAAACGTCGATCCGGAATTAAAATCCGCCATTAACTTTTGGTTCCGGCATCCCTGGGAATTCTGGTCCCCGCTGTTTCCCGGCCCTCTCCTGGCGATGGAGATCGCGGGGCTTTCCTCGTTGGAGTTTCTCTTGGTCGGTTTTCCGTTAAGCCTGATTGCCGCCGGGGCGGGTTACCTTTTTCTCCTCCGGCCGATCCCCTCTTGCCCGCGGCCTGCCCCGCAGGGGCAAACCGGATTCTGGCGGCAACTGATCTTCCTGTTGTCCCCGATTCTAATTGTCATCGGGACCTACATCGTTTACCAGCTTCTCCCGGACACAATCCGGAGTAACAACCAATACATCCCGATCGGGATTGGGATCATCGGCGCCATCCTTTGGCTGCAATATTTCCGCCCGTTAACCGCCGCCCAGTGGCGGAAAATATTGGTCCAGAAGAAATTCCTGGTCCTGGCGGTCCAGATGTCGATGATCCAGGTCTACGGGGCCTTTATCGGGTCCAACCTGCCCGACGGAACCCCCTTGGTCGCCCGCTTCAGCAGCGAGCTGACCTCCTTTGGGATCCCCGTTTGGTTGATGATCATGCTGATTCCTTTTGTCAGCGCCTTAGCAACGGGACTTGCCGTCGGTTACATCGGCGCCAGTTTCCCGATTGTCCTCAGCTTGCTGGGGGCGGAACCCGGCTTCGGCACTTTGCTCTCTGCGATCGTTCTCGCACAGGGTTTTGGCATGATCGGACTGATGCTTTCTCCGGTTCATGTCTGTCTGTTGGTCTCCAACGAGTATTTTGAGACCGGGCTCACGCCGACCTTGTCCAAACTCATCAAACCCAGTCTCCTGGTGCTCGGCGGCACGGTTCTGTATTACCTGTTTTTTTACTATCTTATTTAA